The Alteromonas stellipolaris genome includes a region encoding these proteins:
- the accC gene encoding acetyl-CoA carboxylase biotin carboxylase subunit, with protein sequence MLDKVLIANRGEIALRILRACKELGIKTVAVHSTADKNLKHVLLADESICIGKASATESYLNIPRIIAAAEVTNSIAIHPGYGFLAENADFAEAVEKSGFIFIGPTADTINLMGDKVSAISAMKKAGVPCVPGSDGPLTGDNDKNKTIAKRIGYPIIVKAAGGGGGRGMRVVRSEAELISAIETTQAEAGAAFGNATVYMEKFLENPRHVEIQILADGQGNAIHLGERDCSMQRRHQKVVEEAPAPGISEQMRNKIGDRCRRACVEIGYRGAGTFEFLYENGEFYFIEMNTRIQVEHPVSEMITGVDLIKEQLRIAAGQPLSIDQSQIQIRGHAIECRINAEDPKTFIPSPGTIDIFHSPGGLGIRWESHIYAGYTVPPFYDSMIGKLITFGESRDEAIARMRHALDELVIEGIKTNIPLQRSIMADENFFAGGTNIHYLEKKLGIA encoded by the coding sequence ATGCTAGATAAAGTACTCATTGCAAACCGTGGTGAAATTGCCCTTCGTATTTTGCGTGCCTGTAAAGAGCTTGGCATCAAAACCGTTGCGGTACACTCCACGGCAGACAAAAACTTAAAGCACGTGTTGCTGGCAGACGAGTCGATTTGTATCGGTAAAGCCTCAGCAACCGAAAGCTATTTGAATATCCCTCGCATTATTGCGGCAGCTGAAGTCACAAATTCTATTGCTATTCACCCAGGGTACGGCTTTTTAGCAGAAAACGCCGACTTTGCTGAGGCAGTTGAAAAAAGTGGCTTTATCTTCATTGGTCCAACAGCAGACACCATCAACCTAATGGGTGATAAAGTGTCGGCAATTAGTGCCATGAAGAAAGCTGGCGTACCCTGTGTACCTGGCTCAGACGGCCCGCTTACTGGCGATAATGATAAAAATAAAACGATTGCTAAACGCATCGGTTACCCAATTATTGTTAAAGCAGCTGGCGGCGGCGGTGGTCGTGGTATGCGTGTGGTTCGCAGTGAAGCGGAACTTATTAGTGCCATTGAAACCACGCAAGCTGAAGCGGGCGCGGCATTTGGTAACGCTACCGTGTACATGGAAAAATTCTTAGAAAATCCACGTCATGTGGAAATTCAGATTTTAGCCGATGGCCAAGGCAATGCGATTCACTTAGGTGAACGTGACTGTTCTATGCAGCGTCGCCACCAAAAAGTGGTAGAAGAAGCACCAGCACCTGGTATTTCTGAGCAAATGCGTAATAAGATTGGCGATCGTTGTCGTCGTGCTTGTGTAGAAATTGGTTATCGCGGTGCAGGTACGTTTGAATTCTTGTATGAAAACGGCGAGTTCTATTTCATTGAAATGAACACCCGTATTCAGGTTGAGCACCCAGTATCAGAAATGATTACCGGCGTTGACTTAATTAAAGAACAACTGCGTATTGCAGCTGGTCAACCTCTGTCTATCGACCAATCGCAAATTCAAATTCGTGGCCACGCTATTGAATGTCGAATTAATGCTGAAGATCCTAAAACCTTTATCCCAAGCCCAGGCACTATTGATATTTTCCACTCGCCAGGCGGTTTAGGTATTCGTTGGGAATCTCATATTTATGCTGGCTACACGGTGCCGCCTTTCTACGACTCCATGATTGGTAAGTTGATTACCTTTGGTGAAAGTCGCGACGAAGCGATTGCCAGAATGCGTCACGCATTAGATGAGCTAGTCATTGAAGGGATAAAAACCAACATTCCTTTACAACGCTCGATTATGGCTGACGAAAACTTCTTTGCTGGTGGAACAAATATTCACTACCTTGAAAAGAAACTAGGCATAGCCTAA
- a CDS encoding TIGR03643 family protein, protein MYPLERQTKGRLTEVEQSRVIEMAWEDRTPFEAIETLYGLSEKEVIKLMRQNLKHKTFKNWRARVSGRKTKHKILRPAGVERGYCPSQYKPKSANK, encoded by the coding sequence ATTTATCCCTTAGAACGTCAGACAAAAGGGCGGCTTACCGAGGTTGAGCAATCTCGCGTTATTGAAATGGCGTGGGAAGATAGAACCCCTTTTGAGGCAATCGAAACCTTATATGGCTTGTCTGAAAAAGAGGTTATCAAACTGATGCGCCAGAATTTAAAGCATAAGACATTTAAAAATTGGCGAGCAAGGGTGTCTGGACGCAAAACCAAACACAAAATTTTACGTCCAGCTGGCGTAGAAAGAGGGTATTGCCCTTCTCAATACAAACCTAAGAGTGCGAATAAGTAA
- a CDS encoding exonuclease domain-containing protein, with translation MRKDLPPRYYLAHFFEFLAFFKGANAALLSDNARDFIESFNQLDADKQCIIVRAANRKYAVIDRSQFSYVEIANPQYQIDELMDANWFGDLQHASLQDIAGVLTKEAILKLLSEYGATQGLASLTKPVLVSRLEACINQHGWPEGLNEHTYLVCLFDAPLKFLLFLYFGNTKGRLNQFSMRDLGVMRTRGDSVSDITRFDSKADAEAAWFFANHLEKLPFLSNSQASALAQETFPNSDGVSAMFYRDQFLYALALKLLGEYREQALLLLSSADSDKAKEKWIRESYKDGNVDSVKEALELIIDSPPSDTLLAFAEDFYARKYHKKRTSAVTDMLRNASRTIDIDVSQNQQVERGVLAHYKRLGIAGWRTENRLWRSLFGLTFWAQLYEEDTLVTEFDRRPLSLKQNNFYARFGSSIEALFERLDGKEKFRHHVHKMATAHYGKVNSLFMWSSHLLEPIDALIKHGELSAIVNLLRMMSEDFASLSDGFPDIMVFDEKLRFEEVKAPGDQLRRNQLVSIQGLQRAGFEVAVTTVNWHRDPNQPYVVVDIETTGGNNSYNRITEIGMVKIVAGEVVDTYQTLINPQRRIPATITRLTGISDDMVADAPLFVEVAESIASFTDEAVFVAHNVNFDYGFIKQEFARLELPFKRPKLCTVREMRKVNPGLPSYSLANLTRHFDIKMEQHHRALSDAKAAAALLDIILTMSAGKIK, from the coding sequence ATGCGAAAAGATTTGCCACCACGATATTACTTAGCCCACTTTTTTGAATTCTTAGCGTTCTTTAAAGGGGCGAATGCTGCGTTGTTAAGCGATAATGCGCGTGATTTTATAGAAAGCTTTAACCAGTTAGATGCTGATAAGCAATGCATCATCGTGCGTGCGGCCAATCGCAAGTATGCGGTTATTGATAGGTCGCAATTTAGCTACGTCGAAATAGCCAACCCTCAGTATCAAATTGATGAGTTGATGGATGCTAACTGGTTTGGCGACTTGCAGCATGCTTCATTGCAAGATATTGCAGGGGTTCTCACCAAAGAAGCTATTCTAAAACTGCTAAGTGAATATGGCGCTACCCAAGGTTTGGCTTCATTAACCAAACCTGTACTTGTATCGCGCTTAGAAGCCTGCATCAATCAGCATGGCTGGCCTGAAGGGCTAAATGAGCATACCTACTTAGTGTGTTTGTTTGATGCACCGCTAAAATTTTTATTATTCCTTTATTTTGGCAATACCAAAGGTAGGCTAAATCAATTCTCTATGCGCGACTTAGGCGTCATGCGTACGCGGGGCGATTCGGTGTCAGACATTACCCGTTTTGACAGCAAAGCCGATGCTGAAGCGGCGTGGTTCTTTGCTAATCATTTGGAAAAGCTTCCCTTCCTTTCTAATTCGCAAGCAAGTGCATTAGCCCAAGAAACCTTCCCCAACAGCGATGGCGTATCGGCCATGTTCTATCGCGATCAATTTCTCTATGCGTTAGCGTTGAAGCTATTAGGAGAGTATCGAGAGCAGGCCCTTCTTTTATTGTCTAGCGCCGATAGCGACAAAGCGAAAGAAAAATGGATTAGAGAGAGCTATAAAGATGGCAATGTGGACAGCGTTAAAGAAGCGCTAGAACTTATTATCGACTCACCGCCATCAGATACATTGCTTGCGTTCGCTGAAGATTTTTACGCTAGAAAGTACCATAAAAAGCGCACCAGTGCGGTGACCGATATGCTTAGAAATGCCAGCCGTACTATTGATATTGATGTTAGTCAGAATCAACAGGTAGAGCGCGGCGTTTTAGCTCACTATAAACGCTTGGGAATTGCGGGGTGGCGTACAGAAAACCGATTATGGCGCAGCTTGTTTGGGCTAACCTTTTGGGCACAGTTATATGAAGAAGATACGTTAGTCACTGAGTTTGACAGGCGGCCACTGTCGCTTAAACAAAACAACTTTTATGCGCGTTTTGGTAGCAGTATAGAAGCTTTATTTGAACGGTTAGATGGCAAAGAGAAATTTCGTCATCACGTTCACAAAATGGCGACAGCCCACTATGGCAAAGTGAATAGCTTATTCATGTGGAGCAGCCACTTGCTTGAACCTATCGATGCTCTTATCAAGCACGGCGAGCTTAGCGCCATCGTTAACCTGCTTCGAATGATGAGTGAAGATTTTGCCTCTTTAAGCGACGGCTTCCCTGACATTATGGTGTTTGATGAAAAGCTGCGCTTTGAAGAAGTGAAAGCGCCGGGTGATCAGTTAAGACGCAATCAATTGGTGTCTATTCAGGGGTTGCAACGTGCTGGGTTTGAGGTTGCGGTTACTACAGTAAATTGGCATCGCGATCCTAACCAGCCCTATGTGGTGGTTGATATTGAAACCACAGGCGGCAACAACAGCTACAATCGAATTACTGAAATTGGCATGGTGAAAATTGTTGCGGGCGAAGTGGTAGATACTTATCAAACCTTGATTAACCCGCAGCGAAGAATTCCGGCTACCATCACACGTCTTACCGGTATTTCTGATGATATGGTGGCTGATGCCCCATTATTTGTAGAAGTCGCTGAAAGTATTGCTAGCTTTACCGACGAGGCGGTATTTGTGGCGCACAACGTTAATTTTGATTATGGCTTCATTAAACAGGAATTTGCACGGTTAGAGCTTCCTTTCAAACGGCCTAAGCTGTGTACGGTAAGAGAAATGCGAAAGGTAAACCCAGGGCTACCTTCATATTCATTGGCAAACCTTACGCGGCATTTCGATATTAAAATGGAGCAGCATCACCGCGCGCTTTCTGACGCAAAAGCGGCCGCTGCTTTACTTGATATCATTCTGACGATGTCTGCTGGGAAGATTAAATAA
- a CDS encoding CPXCG motif-containing cysteine-rich protein has translation MSLTRSMEFSCPYCMAANDVEIDEVNDVDQVQVLDCQVCCQPIELGVYQQGEYLNIIAEQENA, from the coding sequence ATGAGCTTAACGAGATCGATGGAATTCTCTTGCCCATATTGCATGGCAGCCAATGATGTAGAAATTGACGAGGTTAATGACGTTGATCAGGTGCAGGTACTTGATTGCCAAGTATGTTGCCAACCTATTGAACTTGGCGTCTATCAACAAGGCGAATACTTAAATATTATTGCGGAGCAGGAAAATGCCTGA
- a CDS encoding flavin reductase family protein has translation MPDSGTHFSLQDINALPQRYRANFINSLSGFKSSSLLGTTDGRVNNLAIISSVVHVGANPPLLGIIMRPHTVQRDSLSNIKQQGMFTLNHVHTSWTDKAHQTSARYDNGVSEFEEVGLTPWFSDTFSAPYVKESAVKMGLKVEQHFTLCNQTEMIIGEIQEVFITDRSNAPSADSENTNPKNAIAEDGYVDIESLQTSCISGLDTYHSTHKIAQYAYAKPNEPLTKASITKK, from the coding sequence ATGCCTGATAGCGGTACCCACTTTTCGTTGCAAGACATCAATGCACTGCCACAACGATATCGCGCCAACTTTATAAATAGCTTATCAGGTTTTAAATCTTCCTCTTTGCTTGGTACTACCGATGGCCGAGTCAACAACTTAGCGATTATTAGCTCAGTGGTCCATGTGGGAGCTAACCCACCATTGCTGGGCATTATTATGCGTCCGCACACTGTACAAAGAGATTCTCTGTCTAATATTAAGCAGCAAGGTATGTTCACGTTGAATCATGTCCACACGAGCTGGACTGACAAAGCACATCAAACCTCTGCGCGGTACGATAATGGTGTGAGTGAGTTTGAAGAGGTTGGACTAACGCCCTGGTTTAGTGACACATTCAGCGCGCCTTACGTTAAAGAAAGCGCAGTAAAAATGGGGTTGAAAGTAGAACAGCATTTTACACTGTGTAATCAAACCGAAATGATTATAGGTGAAATTCAAGAGGTCTTTATTACTGACCGAAGCAATGCCCCGAGTGCTGACTCTGAAAATACCAATCCAAAAAATGCTATCGCCGAAGATGGTTATGTTGATATTGAATCATTGCAAACCTCGTGCATTTCGGGGCTAGACACTTATCATAGTACGCATAAGATAGCCCAATATGCTTATGCTAAACCCAACGAGCCTTTAACAAAGGCGAGCATAACTAAAAAATAA
- a CDS encoding high-potential iron-sulfur protein, with the protein MKSVNRRDFLKLSGTSLIGLTLGSVALRANAQEQLQADDPSAKALNYTAASTVDGAKCNNCMYIQGADGEQHRPCAIFPNKLVNANGWCSAWVKRPG; encoded by the coding sequence ATGAAGTCTGTAAACCGTCGTGACTTTCTGAAATTGTCAGGTACATCTTTGATAGGCCTAACGTTAGGAAGCGTTGCGTTACGTGCTAATGCGCAAGAACAATTACAAGCAGATGATCCAAGCGCAAAAGCATTAAACTACACTGCGGCGTCTACTGTGGACGGTGCTAAATGTAATAACTGCATGTACATTCAAGGTGCCGACGGCGAACAACACCGCCCTTGTGCCATATTCCCTAACAAATTGGTCAACGCCAATGGTTGGTGTAGTGCGTGGGTTAAACGCCCAGGCTAA
- a CDS encoding amidase codes for MRVTLFYAAAILLCTACAPSQPTTKDVSVDSSVENSDKGAVSASIASWLDKSALEQAQAIAEGELSSEALVRGYLARIEKLDGDVNSILALNPNAIEEAKAADLARKNRMRKGPLFGLPVLLKDNIETSELPTTAGAMALVNNDTKRDAPIVARLKAAGAIVLGKTNLSEWANFRSESSISGWSAVGGLTRNPHMLSRSACGSSSGSGAAMALRLASLAVGTETNGSIICPSSMNGIVGFKPTVGLLSRTHIVPISYTQDTAGPMTANVNDAWLMASVMAGVDPKDSATKDATTHMLSAPQQSMLATDLKGVRVGVVRYRQGDNPHVLSTYEKALSSLTAAGAELVEISDFKQPESFWADSYQVLLSEFHYTLNEYLESSPADIPVRSLSELITYNQAITRELALFNQDIFEKAVNTDDTKSQKYASALALVRKTARQNGIDALMAEHKVDVLVAPSNSPAFLIDGVYGDHSPMGFIGIGYLAAIAGYPHLTVPAGEVKNLPVGISFIGKQWDDEKVLRIGSIFQAKHGAYIKPGLLPSRLHNPELLEAVKGL; via the coding sequence ATGAGGGTTACGCTTTTTTACGCCGCCGCTATATTACTTTGCACAGCATGTGCACCATCGCAGCCGACCACAAAAGATGTGTCTGTTGATAGTTCAGTTGAAAATTCAGACAAAGGTGCTGTTTCTGCATCTATTGCGTCTTGGTTAGATAAATCTGCGTTAGAGCAGGCACAAGCTATCGCAGAAGGTGAGTTGTCGTCTGAGGCACTAGTGCGGGGCTATCTTGCTCGCATCGAAAAGCTTGATGGTGATGTGAATAGTATTTTGGCACTTAACCCCAATGCTATTGAAGAGGCAAAAGCGGCTGATTTGGCACGTAAAAATAGAATGCGAAAAGGGCCGCTGTTTGGTCTGCCTGTCTTACTGAAAGACAATATTGAAACCAGCGAGCTACCCACTACCGCAGGCGCGATGGCGCTTGTTAATAATGATACAAAGCGAGATGCCCCTATTGTGGCTCGCCTAAAAGCTGCGGGCGCCATTGTGTTAGGCAAAACTAATCTATCTGAATGGGCTAATTTTCGGTCTGAATCTTCTATTAGTGGTTGGAGCGCCGTAGGCGGGCTAACCCGAAACCCGCATATGTTATCTCGTAGTGCGTGCGGGTCTTCTTCTGGCTCTGGTGCTGCTATGGCATTGCGTTTAGCATCTTTAGCGGTGGGCACTGAAACCAACGGTTCTATTATTTGCCCTTCTTCAATGAACGGTATTGTAGGTTTTAAACCCACCGTTGGGCTATTGTCGCGTACGCACATTGTACCCATCTCGTATACCCAAGATACCGCAGGGCCCATGACCGCAAACGTTAACGATGCATGGTTAATGGCTTCAGTGATGGCAGGTGTAGATCCCAAAGACAGCGCAACGAAAGACGCAACCACGCATATGCTTAGTGCGCCGCAGCAAAGTATGTTAGCAACCGATTTGAAAGGCGTGCGCGTTGGCGTTGTGCGATATCGTCAAGGTGATAACCCTCATGTGCTTTCTACTTATGAAAAAGCCTTAAGTAGCTTAACCGCCGCAGGTGCTGAACTGGTGGAAATTAGCGATTTCAAACAACCTGAAAGCTTTTGGGCAGACTCTTATCAAGTGTTACTCAGCGAGTTTCATTACACGTTAAACGAATACCTTGAAAGTAGCCCCGCTGATATTCCCGTTCGCAGCTTGTCGGAGCTTATCACTTACAATCAAGCAATCACTCGAGAGCTCGCGCTATTTAATCAAGATATATTCGAAAAAGCCGTGAACACCGACGATACCAAAAGCCAAAAATACGCCTCAGCCCTAGCGCTAGTGAGGAAAACCGCCAGACAGAATGGTATTGATGCCTTAATGGCAGAGCATAAGGTTGATGTGCTCGTGGCACCTTCAAATAGCCCCGCTTTTCTGATTGATGGCGTGTATGGCGATCACTCCCCAATGGGCTTCATTGGTATTGGGTATTTGGCGGCTATTGCAGGTTATCCGCATCTTACTGTGCCAGCGGGTGAGGTTAAAAATCTTCCGGTGGGGATCAGCTTTATTGGCAAGCAATGGGACGACGAAAAAGTATTACGCATTGGCAGTATATTTCAAGCGAAGCATGGGGCATATATAAAGCCTGGTTTATTACCAAGCCGCTTACATAACCCCGAGTTGTTAGAGGCTGTGAAAGGGTTGTAG
- a CDS encoding substrate-binding periplasmic protein, translating to MHYIVVLLIILFSSHAAFAKQIDVVVGWTKPPYVISEQDSGFELELVRAILLEMGHEMSPIYVPFGRTASLVKKGGVDIGLTLNSGHDIDPAILTDAYVYYQNVAVSRTDRNLEINEIEDLLGHSVIAFQTAISVLGEEFKNTLAHQKNYMELAQQERQVNLLLLGSVDVAVLDRNIFQYAKHQLPFEKQHDTKIHELFPVSSYSAAIPDEQLRNEFNSVLAQFIKDGRYQSLLDEFGLFNFIEEQPAKNLN from the coding sequence ATGCATTATATTGTTGTACTTTTAATTATTTTGTTCTCTTCACACGCCGCATTTGCAAAGCAAATTGATGTGGTCGTGGGTTGGACAAAACCTCCCTATGTTATCTCAGAACAAGATTCAGGCTTTGAGTTAGAACTAGTGCGGGCAATATTGCTAGAAATGGGGCATGAAATGTCGCCTATTTACGTTCCCTTTGGCCGTACCGCCAGCCTAGTGAAAAAAGGCGGGGTGGATATAGGGCTAACCTTAAACTCTGGCCACGATATTGACCCAGCTATACTGACTGATGCCTACGTGTATTATCAAAATGTTGCGGTAAGCCGTACTGACAGAAACTTGGAAATTAACGAAATAGAAGACTTACTCGGCCATAGCGTGATTGCTTTTCAAACGGCAATATCGGTATTAGGTGAAGAGTTTAAAAATACGTTAGCCCATCAAAAAAACTATATGGAGCTTGCTCAACAAGAAAGGCAGGTTAATTTGCTATTGCTTGGCAGTGTGGATGTTGCGGTGCTTGATAGAAATATTTTTCAATACGCTAAGCATCAGTTGCCTTTCGAAAAGCAACACGACACAAAAATACATGAATTATTTCCTGTTTCCTCCTACAGTGCGGCCATTCCTGACGAGCAATTAAGAAACGAGTTTAATAGCGTATTGGCTCAATTTATAAAAGACGGGCGCTACCAATCTTTACTTGATGAATTTGGTCTATTTAATTTTATTGAAGAACAGCCGGCTAAAAATCTGAATTAA
- the prmA gene encoding 50S ribosomal protein L11 methyltransferase: MAWLQLRINTSSEYAESIGDMLSANGSQAVTYVDAKDTPMYEPKPGEIMLWPDTQVVGLFEATDDMKAIIKRLGKARILGSDFKYKLEPLEDKDWEREWMDNFHPMQFGTRLWICPSWRDVPDPNAVNVMLDPGLAFGTGTHPTTALCLRWLDGIDVADKVVVDFGCGSGILALAALKLGAKRVVAIDIDPQALQATQENARRNGVEDRLDVFLPADQPTLEADVVMANILSGPLLELQDVISSYCKPSGLLVLSGILAEQVTKIEAAYSRDFTLDESAIDGEWARVSGKKPA, translated from the coding sequence ATGGCCTGGCTACAGTTACGAATAAATACCTCCTCAGAATATGCTGAATCGATTGGCGATATGCTTAGTGCTAACGGTTCGCAAGCTGTAACCTACGTAGATGCGAAAGACACACCTATGTACGAGCCAAAGCCCGGCGAAATTATGCTGTGGCCAGACACGCAAGTCGTCGGTCTATTTGAGGCCACTGATGACATGAAAGCCATCATCAAACGATTAGGCAAAGCGCGCATTCTAGGTTCAGATTTTAAATACAAACTAGAACCCCTTGAAGACAAAGACTGGGAGCGTGAGTGGATGGATAACTTCCACCCCATGCAATTTGGCACTCGTTTATGGATTTGCCCGAGCTGGCGTGATGTGCCAGACCCTAATGCTGTTAACGTTATGCTAGACCCGGGTCTTGCCTTTGGAACGGGTACTCACCCTACTACTGCCCTTTGCTTGCGTTGGTTAGACGGTATAGACGTTGCCGATAAAGTGGTTGTGGATTTTGGTTGTGGTTCAGGCATTTTAGCTCTAGCGGCACTTAAATTAGGTGCTAAACGGGTAGTTGCTATTGATATCGACCCACAAGCCCTTCAAGCCACACAAGAAAATGCACGCCGTAACGGTGTTGAAGATAGACTGGATGTATTCTTGCCCGCTGATCAGCCCACACTAGAGGCCGATGTAGTGATGGCGAATATATTGTCTGGGCCACTTCTAGAACTTCAAGATGTTATTTCATCTTACTGCAAACCGTCGGGGTTACTCGTCCTTTCGGGCATTCTTGCTGAACAAGTAACCAAAATTGAAGCGGCCTACTCCCGCGATTTCACTCTTGACGAGAGTGCGATTGATGGAGAATGGGCACGAGTGTCTGGCAAAAAGCCCGCTTAA
- the dusB gene encoding tRNA dihydrouridine synthase DusB codes for MRIGPYTLDNNLMLAPMAGVTDRPFRQLCKRMGAGLVVSEMLSSNPKVWNTAKSQARMNHEGEEGIRSVQIAGADPELMAQAAQFNVENGAQIIDINMGCPAKKVNKKLAGSALLQYPSTVESIIKAVVNAVDVPVTLKIRTGWNTDNRNGVEIARIAEQNGIQSLAVHGRTRACMYKGEAEYDTIRRIKAAISIPVIANGDITSPEKAQQVLNCTGADGVMIGRGAQGNPWIFKEILHYLETGENLTPPPLSEQYEILHEHVANVQSFYGEVAGVRIARKHVGWYLSEHDTDRQFRKSFNAIEDASAQLEALNAYFEALQNRETRQISPAA; via the coding sequence ATGCGAATTGGTCCCTACACGTTAGACAACAATTTGATGCTAGCACCAATGGCTGGCGTGACTGACCGTCCATTTCGTCAACTATGTAAACGTATGGGTGCGGGGCTTGTGGTATCGGAAATGCTTTCTAGCAATCCAAAGGTATGGAATACCGCAAAATCACAAGCACGAATGAATCATGAGGGCGAAGAAGGTATTCGTTCTGTACAGATTGCAGGCGCTGATCCAGAGCTTATGGCCCAAGCGGCACAATTTAATGTTGAGAATGGTGCGCAAATCATCGACATCAACATGGGTTGTCCAGCCAAAAAGGTGAATAAGAAACTGGCAGGTTCCGCGTTGCTTCAGTACCCGAGTACGGTGGAATCAATCATTAAAGCGGTAGTTAACGCTGTTGATGTTCCTGTAACACTTAAAATTCGTACCGGCTGGAATACCGATAACCGCAATGGGGTTGAGATAGCCCGCATTGCTGAGCAAAACGGCATACAGTCACTGGCTGTTCATGGTAGAACGCGAGCTTGTATGTACAAAGGAGAGGCGGAGTACGACACTATTCGTCGTATCAAGGCGGCAATTTCAATACCCGTAATTGCCAACGGAGACATTACCTCTCCTGAAAAAGCACAACAGGTACTGAATTGTACCGGTGCAGATGGTGTGATGATAGGTCGCGGTGCTCAAGGAAATCCTTGGATCTTCAAAGAGATCCTGCATTACCTAGAAACTGGCGAGAACCTAACGCCACCACCATTGTCTGAACAGTATGAGATTTTGCACGAGCACGTCGCTAATGTACAAAGCTTCTACGGTGAAGTCGCCGGTGTAAGAATTGCTCGCAAACATGTGGGCTGGTATCTCTCGGAACACGATACGGATCGTCAATTTCGTAAATCGTTCAACGCTATCGAGGATGCGTCAGCGCAACTTGAAGCACTAAACGCTTATTTTGAAGCGCTGCAGAATCGAGAAACCCGACAGATTTCTCCTGCAGCATAG
- the fis gene encoding DNA-binding transcriptional regulator Fis, with protein MFDQNVTSPFTTTVTTPSQTQAQKPLRDSVKQAVNKYLKQLDNANIDNLYEMVLAEVEAPLLEEVMTYTRGNQTRAAIMMGINRGTLRKKLKQYGMN; from the coding sequence ATGTTCGATCAAAACGTGACTTCACCTTTTACTACTACAGTAACTACGCCTTCTCAGACGCAAGCACAAAAGCCACTTCGTGACTCAGTAAAGCAAGCGGTTAATAAATACTTGAAGCAACTGGACAACGCCAACATCGATAATTTATACGAAATGGTACTGGCCGAAGTTGAGGCCCCGCTGCTGGAAGAAGTTATGACTTACACCCGCGGCAACCAAACCCGCGCTGCCATTATGATGGGAATCAACCGTGGCACGCTTCGCAAAAAGCTGAAGCAGTACGGCATGAACTAA